One genomic region from Thermoleptolyngbya sichuanensis A183 encodes:
- a CDS encoding amino acid ABC transporter permease, translated as MTTSYPPASTSPPPIAQVGPVAWMRKNLFNSWFNSILTILLVWLLGSTVINFVRWAFSLAQWEVIPANLPLYFVGRFPASQYWRVWVLVALLAALAGQTWGILAKAAPRLFSRPVLIGLAIAALTAVIFPTPPLYRLLILGVVLLVAASAWIGWQIGSKTPGFGKWLALAWAIALPIALWLLLGGFGLRPVNINDWGGMLLTVFVSVISILLSFPLGILLALGRQSTLPVIRWLSTAYIEVVRGLPLLSILFFASVMVPLFIPGNIRLNLVIRAIIGLTLFTAAYLAETIRGGLQSIPRGQTEASRALGLSTPLTLGLIILPQALKVSIPAIVGLFISLLQDTTLLLIIGLFELLGISRAILANPQFIGRYAEVYLFIGLIFWVLCYAMSWGSRKLEQSLNTTH; from the coding sequence ATGACCACCAGCTACCCCCCCGCCTCTACTTCCCCCCCACCCATCGCCCAGGTCGGCCCTGTCGCCTGGATGCGAAAGAACCTGTTCAATAGCTGGTTCAACAGCATTCTCACGATTCTGCTGGTGTGGCTTTTGGGCAGCACGGTGATTAACTTCGTGCGCTGGGCCTTTTCGCTGGCGCAGTGGGAGGTGATTCCGGCAAACCTGCCGCTGTACTTTGTGGGGCGATTCCCCGCGAGTCAGTATTGGCGGGTCTGGGTGTTGGTGGCGCTACTGGCGGCGCTGGCGGGGCAGACCTGGGGCATTTTGGCAAAGGCGGCTCCGCGTTTGTTTAGCCGTCCCGTGCTGATTGGGCTGGCGATCGCCGCGCTGACTGCCGTCATTTTTCCCACGCCGCCCCTCTATCGTCTGCTGATTTTGGGCGTTGTGCTGCTGGTGGCCGCGAGCGCCTGGATCGGCTGGCAAATCGGCAGCAAGACCCCCGGCTTTGGCAAGTGGCTGGCGCTGGCCTGGGCGATCGCCCTACCAATTGCGTTGTGGTTACTATTAGGCGGCTTTGGGCTGCGCCCGGTGAACATCAACGATTGGGGCGGGATGCTGCTGACGGTGTTTGTGTCGGTCATCAGCATTTTGCTGTCGTTTCCGCTAGGCATTTTGCTGGCGCTGGGCCGTCAAAGCACGCTACCCGTGATCCGCTGGCTGTCTACGGCCTACATCGAAGTGGTGCGCGGGCTGCCGCTGCTGTCAATTTTGTTTTTTGCATCAGTCATGGTGCCGCTGTTTATTCCGGGCAATATTCGGCTAAATCTGGTAATTCGCGCCATTATCGGTCTAACACTATTCACGGCGGCCTATCTAGCGGAAACCATTCGCGGCGGGCTGCAATCCATCCCTCGCGGACAAACCGAAGCCTCCCGCGCCCTGGGACTCAGCACGCCGCTGACGCTGGGGCTGATTATCCTGCCGCAGGCGCTGAAGGTGTCGATTCCGGCGATCGTGGGTCTATTCATCAGCCTGCTGCAAGACACAACGCTGTTGCTGATCATCGGACTGTTTGAGCTATTGGGCATCAGCCGCGCAATTTTGGCAAACCCGCAGTTTATCGGGCGCTATGCCGAGGTGTATTTATTCATCGGGCTGATTTTCTGGGTGCTGTGCTACGCCATGTCCTGGGGCAGCCGCAAACTGGAACAAAGCCTGAATACGACGCACTGA
- a CDS encoding amino acid ABC transporter permease — protein MTHSSDGTEKIPFWRDDRVWRIIIQLVVLGVVVLIGSILLGNMFRNLAQLGRQFDFGFLRNQAGFNIGETIVPYQTNDRYWWALVVGFLNTLRLILVGFVLATVIGVLAGIASFSDNWLLRKLNVFYVEIVRNVPLLLQLFFWIFVVFYSLAPQRSLNDPPTPLLGKGFINKAGLFIPWPANNAGDWLALLGVVLGAIAAFFIWRWRIKLMETAGASGKTQQWILIGLAIAGLLVLLFGMEWETPALGENNRITGGLRISLEYAAVLAGLSFYTGAFIAEIVRAGIQSVSKGQWEAARALGLHTGLAMQLVVLPQALRVIIPSLNSQYQNLAKNSTLALAIGYPDFFSTFQTTQNQTGRAVEMILILMAVYLIINLAITTLMNLLNRAVQLKER, from the coding sequence ATGACGCACTCTTCTGACGGCACCGAAAAGATTCCCTTTTGGCGAGACGACCGGGTCTGGCGAATCATTATCCAGTTGGTTGTGCTGGGTGTTGTAGTGCTAATCGGGTCGATCCTGCTTGGCAATATGTTCCGCAACCTAGCGCAGTTGGGGCGGCAGTTTGACTTTGGGTTCCTAAGAAACCAGGCCGGCTTCAACATTGGCGAAACCATCGTGCCTTACCAGACCAACGATCGCTACTGGTGGGCGCTGGTGGTGGGTTTTTTGAACACGCTGCGGCTGATTTTGGTGGGCTTTGTGCTGGCGACGGTGATTGGGGTGCTGGCAGGAATCGCCAGTTTCTCTGACAACTGGCTGTTGCGTAAGCTCAACGTGTTTTACGTGGAAATTGTGCGGAACGTGCCGCTGCTACTCCAGCTTTTTTTCTGGATTTTTGTGGTGTTCTACAGCCTTGCGCCGCAGCGTAGCCTCAACGACCCGCCGACTCCGCTGCTGGGCAAGGGCTTTATTAATAAGGCCGGGCTGTTTATTCCTTGGCCCGCAAACAATGCAGGCGACTGGCTGGCGCTGCTGGGGGTTGTGCTGGGGGCGATCGCCGCTTTCTTCATCTGGCGCTGGCGCATCAAGCTGATGGAAACTGCTGGCGCATCGGGCAAAACGCAGCAGTGGATTTTGATTGGGCTGGCGATCGCCGGTCTGCTGGTTCTGCTGTTTGGCATGGAGTGGGAAACACCGGCCCTGGGCGAAAACAACAGAATTACCGGCGGCTTGAGAATTTCGCTGGAATACGCTGCTGTGCTGGCTGGGCTGTCGTTTTACACGGGCGCGTTCATTGCGGAGATCGTTCGAGCGGGCATCCAGTCGGTGTCGAAAGGACAGTGGGAAGCTGCCCGCGCCTTGGGGCTGCATACTGGGCTGGCGATGCAGCTTGTTGTCTTGCCCCAGGCCCTGCGGGTGATTATCCCCTCCCTCAATAGCCAGTACCAAAACCTGGCCAAAAACTCGACCCTGGCGCTGGCGATCGGCTATCCCGATTTTTTCTCCACCTTTCAAACCACGCAAAACCAGACGGGACGCGCCGTTGAGATGATTCTCATCCTGATGGCGGTGTATCTCATCATCAACTTAGCGATCACGACGCTGATGAACCTGCTCAACCGCGCTGTCCAGCTTAAGGAACGCTAG
- a CDS encoding amino acid ABC transporter substrate-binding protein, which produces MRKWGSLLLAASLSVAAISACTSAPTNTASSPGAEGASPAATAAGRSRLDMVKERGKLICGVEGTIPGFSFVDPSGNYSGLDVDVCRAVAAAVFGTSEDIDSKIEYRNLDSTARFPAVQNGEVDMLSRNTTWTASRDAAGGNGLEFAPTTFYDGQGLLVSKASGIQDVAGLAGKSVCVETGTTTELNLASRTKEAGVTINEVKFQDSNAAIAAFSEGRCDAFTSDRSQLAAKRTSLPNPDDYVLLDVVMSKEPLGPVTINGDSRWYDVVKWVTFGLIQAEEFGITQANVDQMKQDPNPDIQNFLGAQGELGSQLGLPADFMVHVIKAVGNYGEIYERNVGSGSELNISRGPNELWTNGGLMYSPPFR; this is translated from the coding sequence ATGCGTAAGTGGGGTTCTTTGCTGCTGGCAGCCAGTCTGTCGGTAGCCGCAATCTCTGCCTGTACCTCAGCGCCTACGAATACTGCAAGCTCGCCCGGTGCTGAAGGCGCATCTCCAGCGGCAACTGCTGCGGGCAGAAGCCGACTTGACATGGTGAAGGAGCGGGGTAAATTGATCTGCGGCGTTGAGGGGACGATTCCTGGATTTAGCTTCGTTGACCCCAGCGGCAACTACTCTGGGCTAGATGTGGATGTCTGCCGCGCCGTGGCCGCTGCGGTTTTTGGCACATCGGAAGATATCGACAGCAAGATTGAATATCGAAACCTCGATTCTACGGCTCGTTTCCCAGCGGTGCAGAACGGCGAAGTGGATATGCTGTCTCGTAACACCACTTGGACGGCTAGCCGAGATGCGGCGGGCGGAAACGGTCTGGAGTTTGCGCCGACCACTTTCTATGACGGTCAAGGGCTATTGGTGAGTAAGGCCAGCGGCATCCAAGATGTGGCCGGTCTAGCAGGCAAGTCGGTGTGTGTGGAAACGGGAACGACGACCGAGCTAAACCTGGCCAGCCGCACCAAAGAAGCAGGTGTGACGATTAATGAAGTAAAGTTCCAGGACTCTAATGCGGCGATCGCCGCTTTCTCGGAGGGTCGCTGCGATGCCTTTACGTCTGACCGTTCTCAGCTTGCCGCCAAGCGCACCTCCCTGCCCAACCCTGACGACTATGTGCTGCTCGACGTGGTGATGTCCAAGGAACCTCTGGGCCCAGTGACCATCAACGGCGACTCTCGCTGGTATGACGTGGTGAAGTGGGTGACGTTTGGGCTGATTCAGGCAGAGGAGTTTGGCATTACCCAGGCCAACGTCGATCAAATGAAGCAAGACCCGAACCCCGACATTCAAAACTTCCTGGGGGCACAGGGTGAATTGGGTAGCCAGCTGGGTCTGCCTGCCGATTTCATGGTTCACGTTATCAAGGCGGTTGGCAACTACGGCGAAATCTACGAGCGCAACGTGGGCAGCGGCTCTGAGCTAAACATTTCTCGCGGCCCCAACGAACTGTGGACCAATGGCGGTCTGATGTACTCTCCGCCATTCCGCTAA
- a CDS encoding gas vesicle protein K, whose translation MPAGKSDAGLAPLLLTVVELVRQLMEAQVIRRMEEGLLSDGDLDRAAESLRKLEEQVVQLCEIFEIDPADLNIDLGEIGTLLPKAGGYYPGEQSANPSILELLDRLLNTGVVIEGDVDLGLAQLSLIHAKLRLVLTSKPL comes from the coding sequence ATGCCTGCGGGCAAGTCGGACGCGGGACTGGCTCCGCTGCTGCTGACGGTTGTTGAGCTAGTGCGACAGTTGATGGAGGCGCAGGTAATCCGCCGCATGGAAGAGGGGCTGCTGAGCGACGGCGACCTAGATCGCGCTGCCGAAAGCCTGCGGAAGCTGGAAGAACAGGTTGTGCAGCTTTGTGAAATTTTTGAGATCGATCCGGCAGATCTCAATATCGACCTGGGCGAAATTGGCACGTTGCTGCCCAAGGCGGGCGGCTACTATCCCGGCGAACAGTCTGCCAATCCGTCAATTCTGGAACTGCTGGATCGCCTGTTGAATACGGGCGTAGTGATCGAGGGCGATGTGGATTTGGGGCTGGCGCAACTGAGCCTGATCCATGCCAAGCTTCGCCTGGTGCTTACATCCAAGCCGCTGTAG
- the gvpF gene encoding gas vesicle protein GvpF produces MAYGFYLYGIFPTPGPVGLALEGLDAQPVHSHAIGDFVFLYSEAQQKRYLSSRKNLLGHERVLEQAMEKGYRTLLPLQFGLVIKNWTSVEEQLIVPKGEALRQLFQRLDGRREVGIKLVWNQEAELEALMQENDLLRAERDRLEGKTLSMDEIVRIGQSIEHAMTVRKDAIIQTCRDRLNTHAVEIAENDPLPSVPGMIYNAAYLIPWDAEPAFGQQVDQLDTQFSGRLTIRYNNFTAPYNFAQLEAE; encoded by the coding sequence ATGGCATACGGTTTTTATCTCTACGGCATCTTCCCCACCCCCGGCCCTGTCGGGCTGGCCCTCGAAGGTCTGGACGCGCAGCCCGTTCATTCCCACGCCATTGGCGATTTCGTATTTCTCTATTCCGAGGCGCAGCAAAAGCGCTATCTCTCTAGCCGCAAAAACCTGCTGGGCCATGAGCGCGTGCTGGAGCAAGCGATGGAGAAGGGCTATCGTACCCTGCTGCCACTTCAGTTTGGCCTGGTGATTAAGAACTGGACCAGCGTCGAGGAGCAACTCATCGTGCCCAAGGGAGAGGCGCTGCGGCAGTTGTTTCAGCGGCTAGACGGTCGCCGGGAGGTAGGCATCAAGCTGGTGTGGAACCAGGAGGCGGAGCTAGAGGCGCTGATGCAGGAAAACGATCTGTTAAGAGCAGAGCGCGATCGCCTCGAAGGAAAAACCCTCAGCATGGACGAAATCGTTCGCATTGGGCAATCCATCGAACATGCTATGACCGTCCGCAAAGACGCGATTATTCAAACCTGCCGCGATCGCCTCAACACCCATGCCGTTGAAATTGCCGAAAACGATCCCCTGCCCAGCGTTCCCGGCATGATCTACAACGCCGCTTACCTGATTCCCTGGGATGCCGAACCCGCCTTCGGGCAGCAGGTCGATCAACTGGACACGCAGTTCAGCGGCCGCCTGACCATCCGCTACAACAACTTCACCGCACCCTACAACTTTGCCCAGCTAGAAGCAGAGTAA
- a CDS encoding gas vesicle protein GvpG, which produces MIFDLLLAPVTAPINGMNWIASKILEQAEPLLDEKENLKKELLALQLAFDMGELSEDEFEEREEALLLAIQALEDEDLDTEDED; this is translated from the coding sequence ATGATCTTTGACCTCCTCCTCGCCCCCGTCACCGCGCCCATCAACGGCATGAACTGGATTGCCAGCAAGATCTTGGAGCAGGCAGAGCCGCTGCTGGATGAAAAAGAAAATCTGAAAAAGGAACTGCTGGCGCTGCAACTCGCCTTTGATATGGGCGAACTGTCCGAAGACGAGTTTGAGGAGCGGGAAGAGGCGCTGCTGCTGGCGATTCAGGCGCTCGAAGACGAGGATCTGGACACAGAAGACGAAGATTAG
- a CDS encoding carbamoylphosphate synthase large subunit has product MALDSDVQTNLQTDLQYTQATSLSDLFSADTADAPHAFILNYPATASWAAYPNTEKYFLQDGSDEATKVSYDKIVQQEPWKNLAVLGDRLAGIVIRPPRNILIDYWREHFGFRYENLEVLQRSVYLDYLSQSDRFAKVLTLFPFDHLAPEKHAVPPDTHYRLLSKETLSELGVPCPHYVTYHLDETPLEDVPLPAEFPYLIKTTHGLSGEGTYIIQNSSDLDYCLREIRKYREINLLRSIVVSDFVKNAVQNYCMQFYVSKTGAVELIGVTGQLVTEEGGYLGGLIDYQNTPVERFAPHILAIARYAHQQGYFGIIGCDVLEDNDGQLHAIDANFRVNGSTPLCLQRQPLLKEGKAIAKYSTDYRMDGTLDSILVELRPELARKDFLILSALEKVKYGKIYTELYGIVAGETLEEMQQIEQKLQSKGLMLG; this is encoded by the coding sequence ATGGCCTTAGATTCCGATGTTCAGACCAACCTGCAAACCGACTTGCAATACACTCAGGCGACCAGCCTTTCTGACCTGTTTTCAGCAGATACCGCCGACGCGCCCCACGCCTTTATCCTCAACTATCCGGCCACCGCAAGCTGGGCCGCCTATCCCAATACCGAGAAGTATTTTCTGCAAGACGGCAGCGACGAAGCTACCAAAGTCAGCTATGACAAGATCGTGCAGCAGGAGCCGTGGAAAAACCTGGCGGTGCTGGGCGATCGCCTCGCGGGTATTGTCATCCGCCCACCACGCAATATTTTGATTGACTACTGGCGGGAGCATTTTGGCTTTCGCTACGAGAATCTGGAGGTGCTGCAACGGTCGGTGTATCTGGACTACCTAAGCCAGAGCGATCGCTTTGCCAAAGTGCTGACGCTGTTTCCCTTTGACCACCTCGCGCCCGAAAAGCACGCCGTCCCACCCGACACCCACTATCGCCTGCTGAGCAAAGAAACTCTGTCCGAACTGGGCGTGCCCTGCCCACACTACGTCACCTATCACCTAGACGAAACGCCCCTAGAGGACGTGCCGCTGCCCGCCGAGTTTCCTTACCTAATTAAGACCACCCACGGGCTATCGGGTGAGGGAACCTATATTATTCAGAACTCCAGCGACCTGGACTATTGCCTGCGGGAAATCCGCAAATATCGAGAAATCAATTTGCTTCGCAGCATTGTGGTGTCGGATTTTGTGAAAAATGCAGTGCAAAACTACTGTATGCAGTTCTACGTGAGTAAGACGGGCGCGGTGGAACTGATCGGCGTGACGGGGCAGTTGGTCACAGAGGAAGGCGGCTACCTGGGCGGGCTGATTGACTACCAAAATACGCCCGTGGAACGGTTCGCGCCGCATATTCTGGCGATCGCCCGCTATGCCCACCAGCAGGGCTATTTCGGCATCATCGGCTGCGACGTGCTGGAAGACAACGACGGACAACTCCACGCCATCGATGCCAACTTTCGGGTCAATGGCTCTACTCCGCTGTGCTTGCAACGGCAACCCTTGCTGAAGGAAGGAAAGGCGATCGCCAAATATTCCACCGATTACCGCATGGACGGCACGCTCGATTCGATCTTGGTGGAACTTAGGCCCGAGCTGGCGCGTAAGGATTTCCTGATCCTCTCCGCCCTAGAAAAAGTAAAGTACGGCAAGATCTACACCGAACTTTACGGCATCGTCGCGGGCGAAACCCTGGAGGAGATGCAGCAAATTGAGCAAAAACTCCAGTCCAAGGGGCTAATGCTGGGCTGA
- a CDS encoding chromate transporter yields the protein MSQPSQPSQPLDNLSDETLPYDTLSSAAQRQRLGELAGVFLKLGAIAFGGPAAHIAMMDDEIVTRRRWLSREKLLDFLGITNLIPGPNSTELAIYLGYDRAGWRGLVLAGTCFILPAMLIVWALAAVYVRYRTIPQVEWLLYGIKAVVIAIVVQALWKLGKKALKDWPTWAVAIAVIALFATGLNEIALLLLGGAAVMLIKNLGQREPGSPLLLFPLSVLAQTSLAQTGVAPAPPPANAPTWGSVFLIFLKIGAVLYGSGYVLLAFMEREFVQRTGWLSSQQILDAVAVGQVTPGPVFTTATFIGYLLAGNAGAVAATIAIFLPAFALVLIINPFLPKLRQSRWVSGFLDGVNAASLGLMAVVTWTLTRAAVVDWVTAFLAVLSLIAVFRLKVNSAWLVLGGAIVGLLAKSLT from the coding sequence ATGTCCCAGCCCTCTCAGCCCTCTCAGCCTTTAGACAACCTCAGCGACGAAACCCTTCCCTACGACACATTGAGTTCGGCGGCCCAGCGACAACGCCTGGGGGAACTGGCGGGCGTGTTTCTGAAACTGGGGGCGATCGCCTTTGGCGGGCCCGCTGCTCACATTGCCATGATGGACGACGAAATCGTTACCCGTCGCCGCTGGCTCAGCCGCGAAAAGCTGCTTGATTTCCTCGGCATCACCAACCTGATTCCTGGGCCAAACTCGACGGAACTAGCGATCTACCTGGGCTACGACCGAGCAGGCTGGCGCGGGCTGGTTTTGGCGGGCACCTGCTTTATCTTGCCTGCAATGCTGATTGTGTGGGCGCTGGCGGCAGTTTACGTCCGCTATCGAACCATTCCCCAAGTAGAATGGCTGCTCTACGGCATCAAGGCAGTGGTGATTGCCATTGTGGTGCAAGCGCTGTGGAAGCTAGGGAAAAAGGCGCTCAAGGATTGGCCAACCTGGGCAGTGGCGATCGCCGTCATTGCGCTCTTTGCCACCGGGCTAAACGAAATTGCGCTGCTGCTCTTGGGCGGCGCTGCGGTAATGCTGATCAAAAACCTGGGACAGCGAGAACCTGGTTCACCGCTGCTATTGTTTCCTCTATCAGTTCTCGCGCAAACCAGTCTGGCGCAAACGGGCGTGGCTCCAGCCCCTCCACCCGCCAATGCACCGACCTGGGGCAGCGTGTTTCTTATTTTTCTAAAAATTGGCGCAGTCCTTTACGGCAGCGGCTATGTGCTGCTGGCGTTTATGGAGCGCGAGTTTGTGCAGCGCACGGGCTGGCTTTCGTCGCAGCAAATTCTGGATGCGGTGGCTGTGGGGCAGGTCACACCAGGGCCCGTGTTCACTACCGCCACCTTTATCGGCTACCTGCTGGCGGGCAATGCCGGAGCCGTAGCCGCCACCATCGCTATTTTCCTACCCGCCTTTGCCCTGGTGCTCATCATCAACCCGTTTTTGCCCAAGCTGCGCCAGTCGCGCTGGGTCAGCGGCTTTCTGGATGGGGTCAACGCAGCCTCCCTCGGACTCATGGCTGTCGTCACCTGGACGCTGACCCGCGCCGCCGTGGTGGACTGGGTGACGGCCTTTCTCGCGGTGCTGTCGCTGATTGCCGTGTTTCGGCTCAAGGTAAACTCGGCCTGGCTAGTGCTAGGCGGGGCAATCGTGGGTCTGCTGGCTAAGAGCTTGACCTGA